A single genomic interval of Lathyrus oleraceus cultivar Zhongwan6 chromosome 7, CAAS_Psat_ZW6_1.0, whole genome shotgun sequence harbors:
- the LOC127105635 gene encoding uncharacterized protein LOC127105635: MANVLKGGSVVMLSFFSSRTTTLSRTSTTTKTHCSFLPKFPFFSLSSSSRPKTPSGFPSYCTLASDPVPEAIAAETNSNGENDKSIKDAAGLLDIRVGRIIRAWKHDEAETLYVEEVDIGEPEPRIICSGLVNYIPLEHLQGKKVIVLSNLKPRNMRGVKSCGMLMAASDSKHENVELLFPPEEANPGERIWFGSKDEKDNQPEAAKPNQIQKKKIWELVQPHLKTDVSCTAMLGEHVMSTSVGTVACQSLQNANIS; this comes from the exons ATGGCAAATGTTTTGAAGGGTGGTAGTGTTGTTATGCTCTCATTTTTCTCTTCACGAACCACCACACTCTCCcgaacatcaacaacaacaaaaacccACTGCTCATTTCTTCCCAAGTTCCCTTTTTTCTCACTCTCATCTTCCTCACGCCCCAAAACCCCATCTGGGTTTCCTTCCTATTGCACTCTTGCTTCCGACCCAGTCCCGGAAGCCATAGCTGCTGAAACCAATAGCAACGGTGAAAATGACAAGAGTATTAAAGATGCTGCTGGGTTGCTTGACATAAGGGTGGGTCGCATTATCAGGGCATGGAAACACGATGAAGCCGAAACTCTTTACGTTGAAGAAGTTGATATTGGTGAGCCTGAACCTAGAATCATTTGCAGTGGCCTTGTCAATTACATCCCTCTTGAACACCTTCAG GGGAAAAAAGTTATTGTTCTTTCGAATCTGAAGCCAAGGAATATGCGTGGTGTCAAGTCATGTGGAATGTTGATGGCTGCTTCTGATTCAAAGCATGAGAATGTTGAACTTCTGTTCCCTCCCGAGGAAGCAAATCCTGGCGAAAGAATATGGTTTGGATCTAAAGATGAAAAGGACAATCAACCTGAAGCTGCCAAACCGAATCAG ATACAAAAGAAAAAGATATGGGAATTGGTGCAGCCTCATCTTAAGACAGATGTTTCTTGTACGGCGATGCTAGGTGAGCATGTAATGAGTACATCTGTAGGCACAGTGGCATGCCAGTCATTGCAGAATGCAAATATCTCCTGA